The Jiangella alba genome includes the window ACCGCGCCGCCGGCCGTCCGCCGCTGGTCACCGACGTCGGGGTGCGGCTGCCCGGCCAGCTGACGGCGAGCGGGCTGGCCATGCTCGCGGCACTGCCGGCGTCGCAGGTGCGCGCGCTGTTCCCGTCGCGCGACGCGTTCGTCCGCCGCCACGACACCGGCATCACGTCCTCGCGGGAGCTGCGCTCCGCGCTGGCCGAGGTCCGCCGCCGTGGCTACGCGACCGAGGAGGGCACCGTGACCCCGGGGTTCGCCTCGGTCGCCGACGCCGTGCGCGACCACAACGGGCATCCCGTCGCCGCCGTCGCCGTCACCTTCCCCTCCGCCCGGGTCGACGAGCCCGAGCGCGAGCGGCTCGCGGCGGCCGCCGTCCGCACCGCCGCCGAGCTCTCCTCCCGGCTCGGCTTCCGGCCGGCCTAGGCGGACAGGCGGTCGCGCGGTAGCTGCCGTGCCTGGTGCCGGAACTGTGCGGGCGATGAGCCGACCACGCGGCGGAACGCGGTGCTGAACGCGCTCTCGGACCGGTAGCCCGTAGCCTGTGCGAGCTCGGAGATCGACAACGTGTCGCGGGCGAGCGCGTCGCGAGCCAGGCTCATGCGCCATTGGA containing:
- a CDS encoding IclR family transcriptional regulator, with the protein product MPNAPAAAHALAILTCLARHAEPMPAAAIARELGLPRSSVYHLLAVLRADGFVAHLGEERRYGLGVAAFELGSAYGRQAPLQRMARTSLARLVDETTHNAHFAVLHGRDVLYVIEDRAAGRPPLVTDVGVRLPGQLTASGLAMLAALPASQVRALFPSRDAFVRRHDTGITSSRELRSALAEVRRRGYATEEGTVTPGFASVADAVRDHNGHPVAAVAVTFPSARVDEPERERLAAAAVRTAAELSSRLGFRPA